The following DNA comes from Nitrospirota bacterium.
AAGGTAAATCCGCTTGATGCAGAAACCAAGGCAGTAGTTTCAAAACTTTTAAGAAATATGCCGACCGGACCTGTCATGACAGGAGGCGGCAGAAGGGTTGTCCCTATAGGCTATTAACTGATTTATTTAAAAAATAAATATAAAAATTTAAGGAGAAGATGAAATGCTTAAACAAATAAGTGGACTGATGATTACTGTTTTGTTCGCCGTAAACTTAAGCGGCTGCGCAGCAACTATAAGCGGTTCAGTGAAAGATGACACTACCGTAACTGACGCCTCAAAGGAATTACAGCAGACAGAGAAAGATGTGCAGGCATATAAAGGTCCGAAACTGAGGGTCGGTGTTGTCAATTTTCAAAACAAGACTCCGTCCAGAGTTATGGGCATTGGCGAGTCGGCGGCGGATATACTTGGGACAATCCTTCAAAAAACAAGCCGTTTTATCGTTGTCCCGACGCAGGACCTTCAGTCTGTGCTTGAACAGCAGAAATTCGGCGCTTCAGGCTTGGTAAACCCTGATACTGCAGCAAAAATGGGACAAATACTTGGCTTGAATGCACTTGTTACAGGTGCCATAACCGCTTATTCCGAGGCAGAAGAGGGGAAAGACTTTGTACTTTATCAGCAGAAAGAACAAATAGCCCGCGTGACGGTTGATTACAGGGTAGTTGATACAACTACCGGTGTACAGATAATGGCAGACTCAGGCGCGGGTATTTATAGAAAGACGACCAGTCAGGTGGCAGGAATGGGTTCAAAATCAACATATGATACTGACCTGCGTGATGGAGCGCTCAGGGATGCCCTGACAAAGGCAATGATTAATATGATGAAACAGCTCGGAACGAGAAAATGGGCAGGCCGGATAGCGCATGCAAAGGGCGACCAGATATTCATTAACGCCGGGCAGAAATCCGGCATAAATACCGGAGACAAGCTTCAAGTTTACAGGCCGGGTGAAGAAATAATAGACCCTGTAACCAAAATAAAACTCGGTGTTACGGAAACCAAGATAGGAGAGCTTGTAATCACAAGGAATGATATGGGCGATAATAATGATTTATCGCTTGCAAGCCCCTCCTCAGGCAGGGGTTTCCAGGTTGGCGATATAGTGAAGCTTAAGGAAGATTGATGCGGCTGGAATTTTGAATCAGCTATTGCCTTGAAATAAGATTGCTGAAGGGATATCTAATAGATTTTACTGTCTTATTTTCGTGTCTGATTGGTTTAAAATAGTCTGCAGGAATTGCTGTATTCAGAATCGGATTTTTTATAGTTATTTCCAGCACGGATGACGGATGAAAAACTATCCTCATTTTTCCGGGAATTTTTCCCGAGAAATCTGAAAATCTCATCTCCATGTATTGCATTCCGCCCATATAAGTATAAATAGCAGTATTTAAAAGCGTGTTTTTATCAAAGGAATACTTGCTTGCAAGTTCAACAACTCCGTCATCTGTTTTAAATACGTAAAGGATATATTTGCCTTCCGACTCTTCAAATCTGTAAATATGACCCTCCTCAGGGAGGTCATTAAGCGAAACAATGGGGAGTTTTCCCTCAAAAAGGATATTTGTATGCGGAACATATGCCTGAACAATTCCGTTTGACATTGTTGTTTCCATTAAATTATTACCCTTAGAGCTGAAAATGCGTAAATTTAATGCATCGGGAGACATAAAGGCAAGTATGCCGTCAAACCTGCCAATAAGCTCATTGTCTTTGAAGGTCCTTACGGCAACTTCAGACCTCAGCGTCTTGATATCCTTGAAAACAATAGCATCCCTAAGAGTTTCAACAGATACAGGTCTGCCGGGAAAATTATTTTCTGATTGCTTTTGCGGCTGCGAAGAAGCGCAGGAAATGATACACAAGATTATGAGAATGACACCTGTTTTTATTGAGGTGTTTCTCATGACGGCGGACACTTATGACCCCCCCGTTTACCAATTAAACACATTAATAAAAATATTATGCATTGATTAAATTTAAGATATTATATATTATGATTTTTAAAAAGTAAATATATTTTTATGACTGTGCTTGTCATTCCCGCAAGCGAAGCGCGTCGGGAATCGTTTAGGAAAGATTCCGGACAAGCCGGAATGACGAGTTAGATACCTCGCCCCGAAATGTCGGAACTGCGAGGTAGTTCATTGGAAAAATCTCATGAAAATTTCCATTTCAACATTGGGATGCAAGGTAAATCAGGCTGAGAGCGCCTCAATTGAAGGTATACTGAGAGGGCAGGGGCATGAAGTCGTCCAGCCCTTTCAGTACCTAAGCCCGGATGTATGCATAATCAACACCTGTACAGTTACTGCAAAGAGTGATTATCAGTCAAGACAGTTGATCAGAAGGGCGGTCAGAACCGGGGCCAAGGTAATTGCCACAGGCTGTTACGCACAGTTACGACATGATGAGTTGTCCGGGATAGCAGGTGTAAGCCTGATACTTGGAAATTCATTAAAAGAAAAACTGCCTGAATACATTGATAAGTTGTCAGCAGGTGTAAATACGCCGGCGCTGTCAGATAATTCCACTTATCCGCCGCTTACATTACAACCATATTTTTCCCGCAGGGCGAGGGCCTTTCTCAAGATACAGGACGGATGTAATTTTTCCTGTTCGTATTGCGCTGTTCCTATGGCAAGGGGAAAAAGCCGGAGTTTAAGCCATGAAGATGTTTTACATTCAGTTAAGATGCGTGCCGCTGATGGTTTTAAGGAAATAGTTTTGACCGGAGTTCATATTGGAAATTATGGACTGGATTTGCGTCCAAAAATTTCATTAGTGGAAATTGTGGATAATATTGTAAAGAAATATTCCTCAGTGCGAATAAGGCTGAGTTCAATTGAGCCTCAGGAATTTAAAAAAGAATTATTATCGCTGATTAATTTAAAATCAGTCTGTCCCCACATTCATATTCCGCTTCAAAGCGGCTCTGATAATGTGCTGGAACTGATGAATAGAAGATATAGCGCTGTTTTCTTCAAGGATCTTGTTAACTGTATTGTTGCAACCTGCCCGCAGATTTCAATTGGTACGGACGTGATTGTAGGCTTTCCCGGAGAAACCGA
Coding sequences within:
- the mtaB gene encoding tRNA (N(6)-L-threonylcarbamoyladenosine(37)-C(2))-methylthiotransferase MtaB; protein product: MKISISTLGCKVNQAESASIEGILRGQGHEVVQPFQYLSPDVCIINTCTVTAKSDYQSRQLIRRAVRTGAKVIATGCYAQLRHDELSGIAGVSLILGNSLKEKLPEYIDKLSAGVNTPALSDNSTYPPLTLQPYFSRRARAFLKIQDGCNFSCSYCAVPMARGKSRSLSHEDVLHSVKMRAADGFKEIVLTGVHIGNYGLDLRPKISLVEIVDNIVKKYSSVRIRLSSIEPQEFKKELLSLINLKSVCPHIHIPLQSGSDNVLELMNRRYSAVFFKDLVNCIVATCPQISIGTDVIVGFPGETEKNFKDTIKILTELPLSYIHVFPYSKRKGTAAEAMPGHIDSAVKRKRLATVMELAEIKKNIYKSKHLGGILDVIVENKSQTSGFYSGTSDNYLKVLIEGDNLTVGERIQVKAVSFTKKGLHTVLFQ